A stretch of the Medicago truncatula cultivar Jemalong A17 chromosome 5, MtrunA17r5.0-ANR, whole genome shotgun sequence genome encodes the following:
- the LOC11408621 gene encoding probable calcium-binding protein CML46: protein MVFSQFVCLIEEEKTSQNDDSNSTSCSTFFGLIDFFIYSTLFIRIQKFFSTFWFFLLCQLRSGDYEVKGEKQVLETESNVSRESGEIKRVEVETVMAKMGIFCSSESDELDEKYGSNELSELFDENEPSLEEVKMAFDVFDENKDGFIDAKELQRVMCILGLNEGLEVKNCQKMIKNFDENQDGRIDFTEFVKIMENRLC from the coding sequence ATGGTTTTTAGCCAATTTGTTTGTCTTATTGAAGAGGAGAAGACATCACAGAATGATGATAGCAACTCAACTTCATGTTCaactttttttggtttgatagaTTTTTTCATATATTCAACATTATTCATCAGAATACAAaagtttttttcaactttttggTTTTTCCTTCTCTGCCAACTTCGTTCCGGTGACTACGAAGTAAAGGGAGAGAAGCAGGTATTAGAAACTGAATCAAATGTTAGCAGAGAAAGTGGAGAGATTAAGAGGGTTGAAGTTGAAACGGTGATGGCGAAAATGGGAATTTTTTGCAGCTCAGAAAGTGATGAACTTGATGAAAAATATGGTTCAAATGAACTTTCTGAATTGTTTGATGAGAATGAGCCAAGTTTGGAGGAAGTGAAGATGGCTTTTGACGTTTTTGATGAGAACAAAGATGGATTTATTGATGCAAAGGAATTGCAAAGAGTTATGTGTATTTTGGGATTGAATGAAGGTTTAGAAGTTAAGAATTGTCAGAAGATGATCAAGAATTTTGATGAAAACCAAGATGGAAGAATTGATTTCACtgaatttgtaaaaattatggaaaacagattgtgttga